In the genome of Chryseobacterium sp. 52, the window TAATTCCTCCGGCCAACGTTTTGATATAGATCGGAAGCTTTCTGTATTCAAAAACTTTCTTGAAAAATTTGACTACAAAAATAAAAAGCCATCCAAATAAAGTTCCTACAGCTCCAAAAGCCACAGCATACATGAAATCATAGACTCCTGAATAATGGTATGCTTTAAGATTCCATGCGGCTCCTATTCCCAAATGAATGATCAATGCAAACATGACGTAACTGAAGCAGCTTGCCACCAATGCCGGAATTATTGCTTTATAATATTCTACCGCATGTCTGTGATGCAGAATTTCAAGAGAAAAAAGACTTCCTCCAAGCGGAGCTCCGAAAAGCGCGGTAAACCCGGAAGCCATCCCGGCAATACTCAAAGAACGCAGTTCCTCTCCTTTCAGTCTGAAGATTTTCCCCAGCCATGTTCCCGTAGATCCTGTAACCTGAACCAAAGGAGCTTCCGGACCGAGACTTCCTCCCGACGCCACACAAAAAAGGGACGAAAGGATCATGGAAGGGTTGTTTTTAGGATCTAATTTCCCTTTATTAAACCTGATATTGTTGACAATCAGATGAATTTCTCCCGGATCTCCGATCAAGTGAATGACCAAACCAGCCAGCAATCCACAAATGGCCATCGTAGGAATAACCATCCAACCTTGAAATTCAGCCAGAAATTCCGTGAAATGCTCTAACACAATCCAGTAACCTCCGGCTATAGCCCCACCCACCAAACCTGTAAAAGCCCACATGAAAAAAGTACGGCTGAATACAAAGGGATTAAATCTTATAGGCTGATCCAGAAGATTGAATGCTTTTATGAGCCGTCTTCTTCTATTGATCTTCATTATTATATCTTATTTTTAGCAAAATACAGGATAAGCATTCCCCAGCTCAGGATCATGAAAAGACCTCCAAGCGGAGTAATAGGTCCTAAAAACTTCAGATTTACGCCCAGATAATCCTGCAGACTCAGGAAGTAAATACTTACTGAAAATAAAAGAGTTCCCGCAATCATTAAAATAGAAACCCATCTTTGTGATGAAGTGTCAAATTTTAAAATATATCCTACGATCAGTAAAAAGAATGCGGCATACATCTGATATCTTACGCCTGTCTCAAAGCTTTCCAACCTTTCCACAGATAGTATTTTCTTTAAAGCATGTGCCCCGAATGCCCCTAAAATCACAGATACCATGCCATATACGGCACCGAAAATTAAAGTAATTGTTTTCATTTTTATAATTCTTCTAATTCTAGATTTAAATATTTTTTTGTTTTATAATCCTGCCAGGTTCCGGAGATTTTGCTCCCATTCATATCTGCTTCTACAAAACCTCTGAAAATCCATTGATTGGTTTCCTCACTATAATGGTCATTTTCCGTGATGGAAATATGGTTTCCTTTCATCTTCCCATCCCACTCTATCAGTTTTTTATTTTTATCATACCAATACGATGCATTAAAGAAACTTTCTCCATTCTCGTCTTTATCATAGAAACTTTTAATAAGAACTGTAACAGGATATTTTCCATCAATTTTTCCTTTATACAGTTTATTTCTGAAACTTGTTCTTTCCAATTTTTCAGACCCGTTAAGTAAATTCTTAGCATACGGACTCCAGTATTTCTCCAGGTCTTTGTAAGAAAATTCAACAACATGACTATCCAGCTCATCCAATGCTCTCATCGCATGATTGGAACATCTTCCTGCAATAAATCTCAGCTTATCTTTTCCAAAATAATATCCAATATTTCCTAAGGTATGCTCCGTAAAACATCCTTCATAGAGAGCAATCTGGTCTAAAACCTCTTCAGAAGGATTTTTATCTGATTTTAACTGGATAAGAAAATCATTAATGTCTTTCCTGATTCTTTTCTGAATTAAGCTTTCCAGTGTTTTAACAGCATTTGGCTGAAAAAGGTCCTGCACATTTATAAAATTCCCTGTTCTGAGGTCAAAATTTTTCCAGATTAAAAAACTCTCAGGATAAGCTCCCGAAGCTTCTCCATCCATCGCAATGCTCAGAATATTTTCAGGAGTTTCCAGTTTTTCCCAGCTGTAGAAATAAACATAGTTGGAATATGACGTTTTTCCTTCTGAGACTAATTTAAAAGGGTTTCCTTCTGATCCCGGAACGTATTCCAGTCCGTCAACCTGCAAGAATGTATTGATCTTGTTTTCTACCAAAGGATGTCCGGAATAAGAGATCACCGGAAAAACAGAATCTTCAGTTTTAGGCTTCAGATCACTGATCTTTACATTTTTCTGTTGTGAAAAACTTAAACCGGAAATCAGGAGGAAAAACAGGACATTCTTTATCATTATTTTGACTTTAGATACATTAAAATAAATTTCGCAGTCAGTGTAGAAATTCCAAGTATGATAAACATAATGGCAAACCTTTTAGAGCTTTTAAACCCCGGTGATGTCGTTGTCTTTAAAAAGATCCCGAAGATGATGAATACTATGGGTAAAATAATCTGCAGCATTACTGACCTCTTAATCTGTTAAATTCATTAATAACCTCGTGGTGGCTTACGGTCTTATCTTTAAAATAGGTCACAAAATGTTGTTTTTCTTCTTCTGTAGCTCCCATTTGATTTAAAATATTCAACAGGTGCATTTTCATGTGTCCTTTCTGAATTCCGGTTGTTACCAAAGAACGCAACGCACCAAAATTCTGTGCAAGACCAGAAACAGCCAAAATACTCATCAGTCCCTGTGCAGAAGGTTTTCCAAGAAGTGCCAGTGAGAATTTCACAAGAGGATGCAGATTGGTCAATCCTCCTACAACTCCCACAGAAATCGGAAGATCAATCCAGAATCTGAAGATTCCGTTGTCGGTTGTACAGTGTGTTAAAGATCTGTATTGTCCGTCTCTTGCTGCATACGCATGAGCACAGGCTTCTGTGGCTCTGAAGTCATTTCCTGTGGCGATTACAACTGCATCTACCCCATTCATGACCCCTTTATTATGAGTGGTCGCACGGAAAGGCTCTATTTCAGCAATGGTAACGGCCTGTTTGAATTTTCGTGCAAATTCTTCATTAGAAATTCCGCTATCGTCTTTTAAATCTTCTATTTTACATGAAACCTCAGCTCTTACCAGACAGTCCGGTGTAAAATTGGAAAGGATATTCATGACAATCTGAAGGGAACTTTTTTCTTCCTGTGAGAAGTCTTCACTCGTTGCAATCTCCTGCTTCATTGTTTTCCCGAACTGCTCAAGGCATGAATTGATAAAATTCGCACCCATAGAATCTACCGTATCAAAGCTTGCTTTAAGCTGGTAGTAATTCGGCATTTCGGAAGTTTTGTCAACGAGTTTGATGTCCAGAATTCCACCGCCGCGTTTTCTCATATTGGCCGTGATATCTTCTGTACTTTCAAGCAGTTTTTTCTTTAAACTGAAATTAAAGAAATGTAAAAGTTTATGAGGTTCTACATCGAATACAAAGTGCGTGTGTCCTAATTTCTCATTGTTGATAATGGTCGTTTTAAAACCGCCTTTATCAATCCAGAATTTCGCAGCTTTGGAAGCCGCAGCCACTACCGAACTTTCTTCAACAGCCATTGGAAGAGCGAATAATTTTCCGTCAATTAAGAAATTGGGAGCAATTCCGTAAGGCATATAGAAATTGGAGATGGTGTTTTCAGAAAACTCTTCGTGAAGTTTCTGAAGATCAGCATTTTCGTTCCAGTATTGTTTTAATATATTTTGATAATCTGTGTTTCCTTCAAGGTATTCATTGACAAGCCAATCGATTTTCCCCTGCTTTGTAAGTTTAGAGAAACCTTCTACCGGTTTATGATTCATAGCATAAATTTAATATGCGTAAAGATAGTAATTTTGTAAGTCTCCATTGTTGATAACTTCTATTGAAAAAGATTGACATTTATCAATTTTGGACCTACTTTTGAACAGAAATTACCATCTAAAAACTATTATTTTTCTAAAAATATGAATTTTGAACGCCTGAAAGAAAAACTCGAAATCCTTGCTGATGCAGCGAAATATGATGTTTCCTGCTCATCCAGCGGTGGGACGAGAAAGAATAAAAAAGGCGCTTTAGGAGACAGTTCCATAAGCGGGATCTGCCATACCTATACGGAAGACGGGCGATGTGTTTCCCTTCTCAAAGTTCTTCTGACCAATCATTGCATCTACGACTGTGCATACTGCGTATCCAGAAGCTCCAATGATATTAAAAGAGCAGCTTTCACGGTAGAAGAAGTCGTTGATCTGACCATTAATTTTTACCGCAGAAATTATATTGAAGGTCTGTTTCTGAGTTCCGGGATTTTCAAAAATGCTGACACTACGATGGAACGTCTTGTGAGAGTGGCAAAAAAACTGCGTTTGGAGGAAAATTTCAATGGCTATATTCATTTAAAGTCTATTCCGGGAGCCAGTGATGAACTGATGCAGGAAGCCGCTTTGTATGCGGACAGACTTTCCGTAAATCTTGAAATCCCTACCGAAAGCGGATTGAAATTGTTAGCACCGGAAAAGAACCGTCAGGATATGATTAACCCGATGCGTTACATCCAAAAGGGAATTTTACAGTATAATGACGAAAAGAAAATTTTCAGGAAAGTTCCGAAGTTTGCTCCCGCGGGACAGTCTACACAGATGATCGTAGGTGCCACCAATGAAAATGATCTGCAAATCATTAAAGTAGCCGATCATTTTTATAAAAACTTCAATCTTAAACGGGTTTATTATTCCGGTTATGTTCCGGTTTTAGAAGATAAAAGACTTCCTTCTTTAACCACTGAAGTTCCTATGCTTCGGGAAAACAGGCTGTATCAGTCGGACTGGCTGATGAGGTTT includes:
- a CDS encoding chloride channel protein, whose protein sequence is MKINRRRRLIKAFNLLDQPIRFNPFVFSRTFFMWAFTGLVGGAIAGGYWIVLEHFTEFLAEFQGWMVIPTMAICGLLAGLVIHLIGDPGEIHLIVNNIRFNKGKLDPKNNPSMILSSLFCVASGGSLGPEAPLVQVTGSTGTWLGKIFRLKGEELRSLSIAGMASGFTALFGAPLGGSLFSLEILHHRHAVEYYKAIIPALVASCFSYVMFALIIHLGIGAAWNLKAYHYSGVYDFMYAVAFGAVGTLFGWLFIFVVKFFKKVFEYRKLPIYIKTLAGGIILGIIAYNFPITRYFGHHEINQLINGHFALNFLIVILVFKILAIAVTVTSGWRGGFIIPLFFVGTTLGLIIHQLFPTVDTTLAIVSCMAAINACVTRTPMSTTIILGTLTGFTYFVPILFASLTGYFLAPKIPFIGSQSEKLSEE
- a CDS encoding DUF423 domain-containing protein codes for the protein MKTITLIFGAVYGMVSVILGAFGAHALKKILSVERLESFETGVRYQMYAAFFLLIVGYILKFDTSSQRWVSILMIAGTLLFSVSIYFLSLQDYLGVNLKFLGPITPLGGLFMILSWGMLILYFAKNKI
- a CDS encoding hydroxymethylglutaryl-CoA reductase, degradative, whose product is MNHKPVEGFSKLTKQGKIDWLVNEYLEGNTDYQNILKQYWNENADLQKLHEEFSENTISNFYMPYGIAPNFLIDGKLFALPMAVEESSVVAAASKAAKFWIDKGGFKTTIINNEKLGHTHFVFDVEPHKLLHFFNFSLKKKLLESTEDITANMRKRGGGILDIKLVDKTSEMPNYYQLKASFDTVDSMGANFINSCLEQFGKTMKQEIATSEDFSQEEKSSLQIVMNILSNFTPDCLVRAEVSCKIEDLKDDSGISNEEFARKFKQAVTIAEIEPFRATTHNKGVMNGVDAVVIATGNDFRATEACAHAYAARDGQYRSLTHCTTDNGIFRFWIDLPISVGVVGGLTNLHPLVKFSLALLGKPSAQGLMSILAVSGLAQNFGALRSLVTTGIQKGHMKMHLLNILNQMGATEEEKQHFVTYFKDKTVSHHEVINEFNRLRGQ
- a CDS encoding putative DNA modification/repair radical SAM protein; this translates as MNFERLKEKLEILADAAKYDVSCSSSGGTRKNKKGALGDSSISGICHTYTEDGRCVSLLKVLLTNHCIYDCAYCVSRSSNDIKRAAFTVEEVVDLTINFYRRNYIEGLFLSSGIFKNADTTMERLVRVAKKLRLEENFNGYIHLKSIPGASDELMQEAALYADRLSVNLEIPTESGLKLLAPEKNRQDMINPMRYIQKGILQYNDEKKIFRKVPKFAPAGQSTQMIVGATNENDLQIIKVADHFYKNFNLKRVYYSGYVPVLEDKRLPSLTTEVPMLRENRLYQSDWLMRFYGFKAEEILDPNMPFLDLEIDPKLSWALRHLHQFPVNLQTADYQMILRIPGIGVKTAQKIVQARRFQVLHMDHLKKLGAAVNRAKYFIDFNTGNAYLKYLTDKNFRKLLVGGSSSKFHNQFSQQLSLF